A single Primulina eburnea isolate SZY01 chromosome 11, ASM2296580v1, whole genome shotgun sequence DNA region contains:
- the LOC140806346 gene encoding uncharacterized protein isoform X2, with the protein MNRKRRPTARKSRTKAKKPKFLSLRLQFPAEEVLKTSRIVETRAAGASAAGSVEVITTTSPPADSESHGLNLFPLHPGNQLQDKESAQDQENVAYFFSNTDGGETSLTGLLDDSADTPSISSHTTINNSDRQDDLSPSSAYGGPESRDGSAALVRNAMKNRERDSSEEKWVCYSEVVERKNIKEEEVTSSAADPRLSDDRAAIQGLSLKLDYQEILKAWSNKGPLYVDSESSQIVPNMSDDFLLQESSYNVMMGWACNEVKMGLWTVPEMGQREASVLRYKEKRRNRLFSKKIRYQVRKLNAEKRPRLKGRFVKRS; encoded by the exons ATGAACAGAAAACGACGCCCCACAGCTAGAAAGTCCAGGACTAAGGCCAAGAAACCGAAATTCCTCAGCCTCCGCCTCCAGTTTCCGGCCGAGGAAGTTCTGAAAACCAGCCGGATCGTTGAAACGCGTGCAGCGGGTGCCTCCGCCGCAGGATCCGTGGAAGTCATTACCACCACCTCTCCCCCCGCTGATAGTGAATCCCACGGGCTCAACTTATTCCCGCTGCACCCGGGGAATCAACTTCAAGACAAAGAGAGTGCCCAAGATCAAGAGAACGTCGCGTACTTCTTCTCCAACACAGACGGCGGCGAAACCTCCCTCACCGGACTTCTCGATGATTCCGCCGATACCCCCTCCATCTCATCCCACACCACAATCAACAACAGTGACAG ACAAGATGATCTGTCCCCGTCATCGGCCTACGGCGGTCCCGAGAGCAGAGACGGGTCGGCGGCGCTTGTACGCAACGCGATGAAGAACAGGGAGCGGGACTCCAGCGAGGAGAAGTGGGTGTGCTACTCGGAGGTTGTGGAGAGGAAGAATATAAAGGAGGAAGAGGTGACCAGCTCCGCCGCGGATCCGCGGCTGAGCGATGATCGGGCGGCGATCCAAGGGCTTTCGTTGAAGCTGGATTATCAAGAAATCTTGAAGGCATGGTCCAATAAAGGCCCGCTTTATGTGGATTCGGAGAGTTCCCAGATCGTCCCCAACATGTCCGATGATTTTCTCTTGCAAGAGTCGTCATATAAC GTGATGATGGGGTGGGCATGTAACGAGGTGAAGATGGGATTGTGGACAGTGCCGGAAATGGGACAAAGGGAAGCGAGTGTGTTGAGGTACAAGGAGAAGAGGCGGAATAGgcttttctccaagaaaatacGTTACCAAGTCCGAAAGCTCAATGCCGAGAAACGCCCTCGTCTCAAG gGTAGGTTCGTGAAGAGAAGTTGA
- the LOC140806346 gene encoding uncharacterized protein isoform X1 has protein sequence MNRKRRPTARKSRTKAKKPKFLSLRLQFPAEEVLKTSRIVETRAAGASAAGSVEVITTTSPPADSESHGLNLFPLHPGNQLQDKESAQDQENVAYFFSNTDGGETSLTGLLDDSADTPSISSHTTINNSDRQDDLSPSSAYGGPESRDGSAALVRNAMKNRERDSSEEKWVCYSEVVERKNIKEEEVTSSAADPRLSDDRAAIQGLSLKLDYQEILKAWSNKGPLYVDSESSQIVPNMSDDFLLQESSYNQVMMGWACNEVKMGLWTVPEMGQREASVLRYKEKRRNRLFSKKIRYQVRKLNAEKRPRLKGRFVKRS, from the exons ATGAACAGAAAACGACGCCCCACAGCTAGAAAGTCCAGGACTAAGGCCAAGAAACCGAAATTCCTCAGCCTCCGCCTCCAGTTTCCGGCCGAGGAAGTTCTGAAAACCAGCCGGATCGTTGAAACGCGTGCAGCGGGTGCCTCCGCCGCAGGATCCGTGGAAGTCATTACCACCACCTCTCCCCCCGCTGATAGTGAATCCCACGGGCTCAACTTATTCCCGCTGCACCCGGGGAATCAACTTCAAGACAAAGAGAGTGCCCAAGATCAAGAGAACGTCGCGTACTTCTTCTCCAACACAGACGGCGGCGAAACCTCCCTCACCGGACTTCTCGATGATTCCGCCGATACCCCCTCCATCTCATCCCACACCACAATCAACAACAGTGACAG ACAAGATGATCTGTCCCCGTCATCGGCCTACGGCGGTCCCGAGAGCAGAGACGGGTCGGCGGCGCTTGTACGCAACGCGATGAAGAACAGGGAGCGGGACTCCAGCGAGGAGAAGTGGGTGTGCTACTCGGAGGTTGTGGAGAGGAAGAATATAAAGGAGGAAGAGGTGACCAGCTCCGCCGCGGATCCGCGGCTGAGCGATGATCGGGCGGCGATCCAAGGGCTTTCGTTGAAGCTGGATTATCAAGAAATCTTGAAGGCATGGTCCAATAAAGGCCCGCTTTATGTGGATTCGGAGAGTTCCCAGATCGTCCCCAACATGTCCGATGATTTTCTCTTGCAAGAGTCGTCATATAAC CAGGTGATGATGGGGTGGGCATGTAACGAGGTGAAGATGGGATTGTGGACAGTGCCGGAAATGGGACAAAGGGAAGCGAGTGTGTTGAGGTACAAGGAGAAGAGGCGGAATAGgcttttctccaagaaaatacGTTACCAAGTCCGAAAGCTCAATGCCGAGAAACGCCCTCGTCTCAAG gGTAGGTTCGTGAAGAGAAGTTGA